The genomic interval AAACGTCCGAAGCTTTCATTTCTTCGAAAGCGATGCGTGCAAAGTTGTTTTTCACGACTTTGTAGGTGCATCCCTTTGCGCGGAGAAGGTCGCGGAGCTGAGTAATCTGCTCCACGGTCAATCCGCGGTATTCGGTAAAGATATAGTCGGATACGGTCTCGAAACGAGCCTTGATATCCGCGATAGCCGCTGTTTTAGCAGGCTGCAGTTTCTTTGCCATTATTGCCATGATTATTCTCCTACCTTGTAAGCAACCCAAACTCCGGGTCCCATGGTGGAACAAACGGACACGGACTGAACAAAGTCCATCTTGGCGTCGCTCGGTTTTTTCCGCATCATTTCGGAAAGGAAGGCTTCGATGTTTTCAGCGATTTTCGGCGCGTCCATCGAAACTTTTCCGACCGGAAGGTGGATAACACCGGTTTTATCGGCGCGGAATTCAACGCGGCCCTTCTTGAGCTCATTGATCGCGGCGGCGATGTCGTTCGTTACGGTTCCGGTCTTCGGATTGGGCATAAGGCCCTTGCGTCCGAGAACCATACCGAGACGGCCGACGTCTTTCATCATGTCGGGGGTAGCGACTGCGATATCGAAATCCAGCCAACCGCCCTTAACCTTTTCGATATATTCGTCGGCTCCAGCGAAGGCAGCGCCGGCAGCAAGAGCTTCCTGAGCGCGGTCGTCTTTGCAGAATACGAGCACTTTCTTTTCGCCGCGGAACTGATTGGGAAGCACAACGGTATCCCGGACAGTCTGGCTCTTGGAAAGCTTGAGATTGACATGAACCTCGACGGTTTCGTCGAACTTGGTGAATTTGAGCTCTTTTACGAGTTCGCAGGCCTTAACAAGATCATACTCCTGCATGGAGTCGTATTTCTTGAGCGATTCGCGATATTTTTTTCCGTGTTTCATATTATCGCTCCACCTCTACGCCCATACTGCGAGCAGTACCGGCAATAATTTTCTTGGCCGCTTCGATATCGTTCGCGTTGATGTCGGGCATCTTGAGCTTCGCGATTTCTTCGAGCTTTTCCTTGGAAATGGTCGCAACCTTGTTCTTCGTGGCGTTATCGGAGCCCTTCTGAAGATTGCATGCCTTCTTGATAAGAACGGATGCGGGCGGAGTCTTCAGAATGAAGGTGAAGGTCTTGTCGGAATAGACAGTAATCACGCAAGGAATTACGAGTCCGGCTTCCATTGCTTTCGTACGATCGTTGAACTGTTGTACGAACTGAGGAGCGCTCACGCCGTGGGGTCCGAGAGCCGGTCCGACGGGAGGAGCAGGAGTCGCCTTACCCGCGGGGCACTGCAACTTGATCACGGCTGTGATCTTTTTCTTTGCCATAAGATTCTCCTATTGGTAGTAACGACGCTTATCCGGAGTAACACCCCGGAGCGACTCCGCCTACCGGCGGATTCCGCACGAAATCTGAATAAGAGCCGGCAAAAGCCCTCGTTCGATTCCACGTCTCCCATATCAAACAGAACAGGCCCTGCCTAGAAGACAGGGCGCGTTCATGCCTACATGCTAAATCTTTTCAACCTGTAAAATATCGACTTCGACCGGAGTGGCACGGCCGAAAATTCCGACCATAACCCGCAGCTTATTCTTTTCGGTATTCACTTCTTCGATGGTTCCGGTGAAAGAATCGAACGGACCGTCGATGATTTTGACGGTTTCCCCGATTTCGAAAGACTGCTTGATGCGGGGAGCCTTATCGCCCTTGAGCTCGCCGGCCTTCTGAAGAATAGCGCGAGCTTCGTCCTGACTGATAGGCTGAGGACGGACGCCGCTGGGAGTGCCGACGAAACCGGTTACGCCCTGAATCTTGCGGATGGCGGAACAGGTAGCCTTCCATCCAAGCTCGGGCAGATCCATCTCGATAAGAATATATCCAGGAAGAAATTTTTTGGTTACGCTTTTCTTTTTTCCGTCCTTAACCTCTATCACTTCCTCTACAGGAACCTTGATATCGGCTACGACATCAGCCGAGATGTCTCCGGACTCGATAAGAGAACGTATTGTTTTTTCGATCTTGCCTTCATACCCTGAATAGGTATGCAGGATGTACCATCCCTTAGCCATCAGCGATGCCTAAAAAACAAGATTCACACCGGCTACGAGTACAGCGTCAAGAACACCAAGAATAGCGGCGATTATAATTGTTGAGACCACCACCACTTTCACGGAAGAGATCACATCATCGCGTGTCGGCCAGACTACCTTGCGGAGCTCGGCAACACATTCCTTCAAAAACTGGACGATTTTCGACATGCCAGTCCCCATTTTAATAAGATAGCAGGTCAGGCAGGACTCGAACCCGCAACATTCGGTTTTGGAGACCGACGCTCTACCATTAGAGCTACTGACCTGAGAGAAGTAAAAAGTCTGCTACGCAAACTGTTTAGTTCTCCCGCCGCGGCCTAAAAAAGCCATGGCATCATTTTTGTACGACTAAAGCCTTTCGGCGAAACCGAAAGGCTTCCGTCAACCGGAAAGAAAGGCTTATTTAACCTTGGTTTCCTTGTGAATCGTATGCTTGCGCTCGAAAGGACAGTACTTGCTCAGCTCAAGCTTACCCTGGGTATTCTTTCGATTCTTCTTGGTAGTATAATTTTTCTGCTTGCATTCAGTGCACTGCATAGCGATTATTTCTACGGATGTTTTCTTGGCCATTTTTGTCCCCTTGTAGGAATGATACAGCTCCCAAACAGAATCGAACTGTTGACCTCAACCTTACCATGGTTGCGCTCTACCGACTGAGCTATAGGAGCATTCATGCGCGCATCGATGTGTGAAAGATGCTTGCCTAAATTATCAGAGGACCATTGTTTTGTCAATACCGAAAACAAAAACGGATCGCTTTTTTCCGGTAGCCAAAAGACGGGAGCCTCACTATATTATTCACGAGGAGCGACGCATGACCAACCTGGACGAACGGATCGAGCGCATTTTAACCAGCTACGAAGAATTCGGCGGAATCAATCTGACCGACAATCAACACTTTCCCAACCGGCAAACCGTAGTCGAGGTTATCTGCGACCTGGAAAACATCATTTTCCCCGGATTCCGGGAAAACACTTCGATTGATCGCGAATCGCTGCGCTTCGTGACAGGAGAGCGGCTCCACCGGGTAGCCCTCAAGCTCACCGGAGAGGTCCTGAAGGCCATTAAATACATCTGCGAAATATCCCAACGCGAAGGGAAAGGGTGCTATAAATACGCCGAACAGATAGTGCTCGCGCTCATCGATGAAATACCCGAATTCCGCCGATTATCCGTTACGGACGCGCAGGCGGCCCTCGACGGAGATCCGGCGGCGAGAAGCGTCGAGGAAGTAATTCTATCGTACCCGGGGCTGGAAGCCCTGTTAGTCCACCGGATAGCGCACTTCCTGCATTCCAAGGGCGTTCCCATCATCCCCCGGATGATGAGCGAATACGTGCATGGAAAAACCGGCATAGACATTCATCCGGGCGCGAAAATCGGGGAAGAGTGCTTTATCGATCACGGAACAGGCGTGGTTATCGGGGAAACCTGCGTAATCGGAAAACATGTGAAGGTGTACCAGGGAGTAACGCTGGGAGCGCTCAGCGTGAAAAAGGCGATGGCAGACAAGAAAAGACATCCTACTATAGAAGATAACGTGACCATTTACGCCGGAGCGACCATTCTCGGGGGAGAAACGGTGATCGGAGAAGGAAGCGTGATCGGCGGAAACACCTGGATTACGGAAACCGTATCGCCGAAGAGCAGGATATACAATTGCCCAAGTTAAAGAGCCTTTTATCCGGAATTCGGGCGTGGGACGCGGTCATACTGGCCGCAGTCCTTGCAGCGGCGATAGCGTCCGGGATCTACGTGTACGGAGGAGCCGCCGCGCGTCTCAGAGTCGTTATCGAATCCCCCGAGGGAAGCTGGATATACAGCCTGGATGAAACCGTGGAAGTCGATATACCCGGAACGCTCGGAAACACGCGGATTCACATTGAAAACGGGGAGGTTCATTTTGAGGACTCCCCCTGCCCCAACAAAACCTGCATCGCGGCCCCCGCCTTAAAACGAAAAGGCGACTGGAACGCCTGCCTCCCCAACGAAGTCATCGTCCGAATCGAAGGAACCGAAAAAAACAGCGGAGTCGACATCATTTCCCGTTGAAAGCGGAGAATAAAGGGCTTATTCTCCGCATAAAGTGCGGAGAATAACTGGAATAATCTCCGCAAAACACAGGGGTCTCAACCTCGAGCCCCTTTCTGCCGAAAATCGTAGAGATTATGTGTCCCTTTTTACCCGAACGAATTTGGTTTTGGGTATATAGGGGCTTACAATTGAAGGCAGGAGTTCCGGCTGATGAAAAACATGAAATCCTTTCGATATATATGTGCTTTCGCGGTTTGCGTTTTTTTTGTGCAGACGGGAGCGTGGGGAGCGATTTTTACCTGGGACGGCTCGGCTGCCGACGGGCTGTGGAATACTGCCGCAAACTGGACGCTAACAGACAATACTGTTGCGGACGCCGGATTGGACGGGATTCCGAACGGAGTGGACTCGGCCCGAATTCCGCTTGCGCAAAGCATTACGACCGGCGGAGCGCTAACCGT from Teretinema zuelzerae carries:
- a CDS encoding NusG domain II-containing protein → MPKLKSLLSGIRAWDAVILAAVLAAAIASGIYVYGGAAARLRVVIESPEGSWIYSLDETVEVDIPGTLGNTRIHIENGEVHFEDSPCPNKTCIAAPALKRKGDWNACLPNEVIVRIEGTEKNSGVDIISR
- the nusG gene encoding transcription termination/antitermination protein NusG, whose translation is MAKGWYILHTYSGYEGKIEKTIRSLIESGDISADVVADIKVPVEEVIEVKDGKKKSVTKKFLPGYILIEMDLPELGWKATCSAIRKIQGVTGFVGTPSGVRPQPISQDEARAILQKAGELKGDKAPRIKQSFEIGETVKIIDGPFDSFTGTIEEVNTEKNKLRVMVGIFGRATPVEVDILQVEKI
- the rplA gene encoding 50S ribosomal protein L1; the encoded protein is MKHGKKYRESLKKYDSMQEYDLVKACELVKELKFTKFDETVEVHVNLKLSKSQTVRDTVVLPNQFRGEKKVLVFCKDDRAQEALAAGAAFAGADEYIEKVKGGWLDFDIAVATPDMMKDVGRLGMVLGRKGLMPNPKTGTVTNDIAAAINELKKGRVEFRADKTGVIHLPVGKVSMDAPKIAENIEAFLSEMMRKKPSDAKMDFVQSVSVCSTMGPGVWVAYKVGE
- the rpmG gene encoding 50S ribosomal protein L33, translating into MAKKTSVEIIAMQCTECKQKNYTTKKNRKNTQGKLELSKYCPFERKHTIHKETKVK
- the epsC gene encoding serine O-acetyltransferase EpsC; the protein is MTNLDERIERILTSYEEFGGINLTDNQHFPNRQTVVEVICDLENIIFPGFRENTSIDRESLRFVTGERLHRVALKLTGEVLKAIKYICEISQREGKGCYKYAEQIVLALIDEIPEFRRLSVTDAQAALDGDPAARSVEEVILSYPGLEALLVHRIAHFLHSKGVPIIPRMMSEYVHGKTGIDIHPGAKIGEECFIDHGTGVVIGETCVIGKHVKVYQGVTLGALSVKKAMADKKRHPTIEDNVTIYAGATILGGETVIGEGSVIGGNTWITETVSPKSRIYNCPS
- the secE gene encoding preprotein translocase subunit SecE, translating into MSKIVQFLKECVAELRKVVWPTRDDVISSVKVVVVSTIIIAAILGVLDAVLVAGVNLVF
- the rplK gene encoding 50S ribosomal protein L11; its protein translation is MAKKKITAVIKLQCPAGKATPAPPVGPALGPHGVSAPQFVQQFNDRTKAMEAGLVIPCVITVYSDKTFTFILKTPPASVLIKKACNLQKGSDNATKNKVATISKEKLEEIAKLKMPDINANDIEAAKKIIAGTARSMGVEVER